The Spodoptera frugiperda isolate SF20-4 chromosome 9, AGI-APGP_CSIRO_Sfru_2.0, whole genome shotgun sequence genome contains a region encoding:
- the LOC118274479 gene encoding uncharacterized protein LOC118274479 isoform X1, producing the protein MTDAKSLIKKRASVKAKLTQFASFLNLSQSCKQLSDTQTVEVEYRLNIFENLYEKYDALQCDLETLADDPSEQYAEREEFEKQYYSLVATARQLISATRSKQAGDSSSEIQNENITNLQRFRRIEYLKQHFWHRFSHEYILWLQEKTKWRRSSGELKEGTLVVVKDKGSPPLLWLLGRIVHVLPGRDGITRVADIRTRKGVIRRAFNTICPLPVTTVEDPSTGGVC; encoded by the exons ATGACAGATGCTAAAAGCTTAATTAAGAAGCGAGCTTCAGTTAAAGCTAAGCTTACACAATTTGCATCCTTTTTAAATCTATCTCAATCCTGTAAGCAACTTAGCGATACGCAAACAGTTGAGGTTGAATACCGTCTTaacatatttgaaaatttatacGAAAAATACGATGCATTACAGTGTGACTTGGAGACACTCGCGGACGATCCCAGCGAGCAATATGCGGAGCGGGAGGAGTTTGAGAAGCAATATTACAGCTTGGTGGCTACCGCCCGGCAGCTGATCAGCGCCACCCGCAGTAAGCAGGCAGGAGATTCGTCGTCCGAG ATCCAGAACGAGAACATCACCAATTTGCAGCGGTTCCGTCGCATTGAATACCTGAAGCAGCACTTTTGGCACCGGTTTTCCCACGAATACATTTTGTGGCTTCAAGAGAAAACCAAGTGGCGCCGTTCTTCCGGGGAACTTAAGGAAGGGACACTTGTCGTAGTCAAGGATAAGGGGTCACCTCCTCTGCTGTGGTTACTAGGTCGAATCGTCCACGTCCTACCTGGCAGGGATGGAATCACTAGAGTCGCCGACATCCGCACACGTAAGGGTGTCATTCGGCGAGCTTTTAATACCATCTGCCCTCTTCCAGTCACTACAGTTGAAGATCCTTCAACGGGGGGAGTATGTTGA
- the LOC118274479 gene encoding uncharacterized protein LOC118274479 isoform X3, with protein sequence MASKLDQVTNREWEEHRNSLTEPPTLNIFINFLSNRSDLLETLEESKSIKTRGEGHSDNNKSNKSFLATTDKPKYKPLLCPMCKQDHHVFTCETFKSLPVEVRNKRVHGFNVCLNCLRPGHDANKCKLGHCKYCNKKHNTLLHVHSDSELSNTQNVVLSANHSASSRIILLSTALVQVTDTKGNCHTARVLLDNGSTANFVSSDLVLTTVEDPSTGGVC encoded by the exons atggcTAGTAAATTAGATCAGGTGACAAATCGTGAGTGGGAGGAGCATAGAAACTCTCTGACTGAACCtccaacattaaatatttttattaacttcctCAGCAACAGATCAGATTTATTAGAAACACTTGAGGAGTCGAAGTCCATCAAAACAAGAGGCGAGGGTCACAGCGACaacaataaatctaataaaagttTTCTGGCCACTACTGATAAACCTAAATATAAGCCTTTATTGTGTCCAATGTGTAAACAGGATCATCATGTATTCACTTGTGAAACATTCAAATCACTTCCAGTGGAGGTTCGTAACAAAAGGGTTCATGGTTTTAATGTATGTCTCAACTGTCTGCGACCAGGCCATGATGCTAATAAGTGCAAGTTAGGACATtgcaaatattgcaataaaaagcACAATACATTGCTGCACGTTCATAGTGATAGTGAGCTCTCAAACACTCAAAATGTCGTTTTGTCAGCTAATCATTCTGCCTCATCTCGCATAATTCTACTTTCCACAGCGCTCGTGCAGGTGACGGACACAAAGGGCAACTGTCACACTGCTCGAGTCTTGCTGGACAACGGGAGCACGGCCAACTTCGTGTCCAGCGACTTAGTCC TCACTACAGTTGAAGATCCTTCAACGGGGGGAGTATGTTGA
- the LOC118274479 gene encoding uncharacterized protein LOC118274479 isoform X2, with translation MASKLDQVTNREWEEHRNSLTEPPTLNIFINFLSNRSDLLETLEESKSIKTRGEGHSDNNKSNKSFLATTDKPKYKPLLCPMCKQDHHVFTCETFKSLPVEVRNKRVHGFNVCLNCLRPGHDANKCKLGHCKYCNKKHNTLLHVHSDSELSNTQNVVLSANHSASSRIILLSTALVQVTDTKGNCHTARVLLDNGSTANFVSSDLVHPEREHHQFAAVPSH, from the exons atggcTAGTAAATTAGATCAGGTGACAAATCGTGAGTGGGAGGAGCATAGAAACTCTCTGACTGAACCtccaacattaaatatttttattaacttcctCAGCAACAGATCAGATTTATTAGAAACACTTGAGGAGTCGAAGTCCATCAAAACAAGAGGCGAGGGTCACAGCGACaacaataaatctaataaaagttTTCTGGCCACTACTGATAAACCTAAATATAAGCCTTTATTGTGTCCAATGTGTAAACAGGATCATCATGTATTCACTTGTGAAACATTCAAATCACTTCCAGTGGAGGTTCGTAACAAAAGGGTTCATGGTTTTAATGTATGTCTCAACTGTCTGCGACCAGGCCATGATGCTAATAAGTGCAAGTTAGGACATtgcaaatattgcaataaaaagcACAATACATTGCTGCACGTTCATAGTGATAGTGAGCTCTCAAACACTCAAAATGTCGTTTTGTCAGCTAATCATTCTGCCTCATCTCGCATAATTCTACTTTCCACAGCGCTCGTGCAGGTGACGGACACAAAGGGCAACTGTCACACTGCTCGAGTCTTGCTGGACAACGGGAGCACGGCCAACTTCGTGTCCAGCGACTTAGTCC ATCCAGAACGAGAACATCACCAATTTGCAGCGGTTCCGTCGCATTGA